A stretch of DNA from Glycine max cultivar Williams 82 chromosome 18, Glycine_max_v4.0, whole genome shotgun sequence:
AATTTCATGACAACAGAtgagagtttgaggaaatattttagtgaaaacATGGAAGAGTGAAGAAGCATTGGAAAAatgtttcatatttttgtttaatctaTCATGCCAAGTGCTaaacattttactttttatgcctttctgtttttttatatttttgttttgtttctgtcACAAATAGGTGAAGAAGCATTGGAAAAATGTTTCCATGGGAGCTATGGTAATGGTAAGAAGGGTAAATCCTTATCCTTGGAAGTAGAGAGGATGCCACAAGGTAGAAACCTAAACATCGCGTCAAGAACATCATCCTCACACCAGGAGttataattaaggaaaaatctatttcaatttttttttttatcaatatctgTTTCAATTGAAATAACCACTTGGATTTAACTCTAATGATTGAGAGGGTGAAAATTTGGGAAAAGAAATTATCGTGAACCAACAAATTCCAAATGGTTGTTAGGTGAAAGCTGAAAACACATGAATGAATTTATATTTCTAACATTTTATCATAGAGCCTGCGATACCATGCCCTTAATTAACAATGTAAAAAACTTGAGCACATAGGAAATCCTCGCAAATGATTTAATATTACATCTCTAATACGTATTTGGATTCAATCCATGataaaaaatcacaataaaatacaaatgaaaaagaaaagataagagtGAAATGTAGCTGAATTAGAATCAacgattattcttttttaataaatatatatttttgaattacAACCCATTCTTTaagttgagagaaaataaaatcaacactGGCTTCCGCTTTCCACCTAAAACTGCACAAGGGTCTTCcaatctttttcaaatcttaacCTCACTATCTTCTTTATATGAGAGAATGTTgaacaaaattagaaaatcgCACCCGTTTGATGCATAGAGAAGATATCTTTGACACCTCCAACCCCACAGAATGGAAAAGGGAGTTTACCTAAATTACACAGTTGCGTGCATCCATGGAATAGGAATTAGAGCTTCCAGAGTGTCTTGGTCGCAACTAGAATCTTTTCTCTGCCGTGTGATTCGGGTTCTTTATCATAAACGGTAGGCTTCCACCTCACTGCACTGGCAATGCGAGCTACTCTGTCAATTACTTCAGGGGCATCCCTTACCACCACAGTTCCCTCAGGACGCAACATTCGATCAATTTCCACCATCAAATCAACAAGAGTACATCTGCAATGAAGGTGTGAAGCTATCAGGGTGAGCTCATTGTTTATGCACATAACATTTTGTATCAGTAAAGAGGCATTTGTTTGTTCTTTATGTTACCAAATATTTATAAGCAATGACCATAAGTTTTCAATTTTGGAAATCAATATATTCGGTTATTCACCAATATCTTCAAAAGTCCCTTGTGTCAAAAAAGGATCTTTCGAATCAATAGATTAACAACTTCAGAAGGCAGAAAGCAGCGAAACCATATTAACAGCTAAAAATGAGCATACCTGTTTTGACCAGATGCTGGATCTTTTATAAGGGATTCAATGCTGGCCACATGGATTAGATCATAGCTACGAGGATATGTTGAAAATGGTTCGCACCTGGGAACATAACCATATACAGCTTAGATCTAAGAAAGTTCATCCATTATAAATTGAAATGCATACTCaaatgtatttaataaaaaatgttgacaACTGATCAGAAGCAGGATCTAGATAAAAATTCAAAGAAGTTAGAGAGCTTATGTGCTTTAGTTTTTAAGTGTATAATGATTCCTAGAAGATTCTCACTCCTTTTccatttatcattatttaattgaGCAGAGTTTAACATCAATTTAGATCCAAAAAATAATCTCAAGAGAACTAAATTAGCTCGATACAGAATGAATTTCTGATACATTACAAGCTTATCTATGCACccacacagacagacccaagaTACTGCTGAGAGCAGTAATTGTCAAGAAAAGTAGAGCTACAAGCATCATGAACTAGTCAAAATTGGAATGCAGGAAGCAACttggaagcaaatgaaacaCCTGAAATCCAGTTGAATCAGTGTTCTGGTCTAAAAGACAATAATCATTGcgaaaaacaaaattttcccACAATATATCCTATTTTGAAATCATGTCATCAGTTAAAAAAAGGTTTATTTTCCTAACATGCCAAAAGATCAGAGCTCGAAAGATTCTGGATACACTGAAACATTCAGAAAAAGCTCACCAGTCATGATAGACTCCAATAAGGCCTCTGTCAAAGATAACATCAAGAGTGGGTGGCTTTAGTGCAGGAACTACATTGATCACCCACACAGGATCAGATTTTAAGGCTGCCGCAAAACCTCCAAATAATGCATTCATGTCCATGACATTGCGCACAAATCGAGTGCCCAACTTGATTTTTAGAGAATTCTTATAGTGTGCCACCCTCCTTGCCCACCGCTTAGTGTCAGCCTCATACACATCAACACCATTTTTCAGGAGTGTGGATCTTGGAGGTATTGCAGTTAGCCTCTCTGGCCACTTGGGAATTATCCCAATAGCATAATCACCTTTAACAGATGTCCTACTGACACATTTCTTCAATTTGAAGTACCTGTAAAACAATCAACTTAGGTTTGcattttttgaaataatcaaTAAGATCTTTTAACAATGGCAGCATTCACCCAAGTGCTATTTACAAATATACTGATGCTAGACAAgacagaaagggaagcaagaaaaataagaggaaaaacaacttaaactaGCAATAGTTTTCTGGAAATTACCAAGCTTGACTTGGGTAATCTGAATCATCACATAACTCAAGACcaaattcattttcattggGAAGACATGATTCTCCCACAGGCTTCTTCCAGATCACAGTGTTACCATCTACAGCAATCAGTTCATAACACAAGGCTCTTGCCACCGCTTGGAGATCAGACCATTCTTTATCTTGTTTAGGCCACTGAACAGGGGGACCGGAGATGACTAAATATCCACCAGGGCGAAGTAATCTGTCCACTTCAATGAAATAAGAGGCATCTGCAAGGCACATTTGCTGCATTAGGGAAGAGACAAGCATGTAGAAGATTGTAAGATACGCATGAGTGAGCAGGAATGAAGAACTTACTGTAGGCTGTAAATGGGATCAAGCACCTAGAGCAATGAACTAAGTCAAATCCAAACGCAGGAAATGGGAGTCTGCGAGTGCCAAGCATAGCAACAAAAGCTGGTATTCCTCTTTCCAAGGCAAATTGTATTTGAGCTTTATGTGAATCTCTTGGAGCAAAAGACatggttaaaatatttttagatagCATATATCCTCCAAAACTAGCAACCTGTGAAAAAAAGAGATGTATTTGCATATTAAATAAACAGTAATAAAATTCTAGAAAGGTgccaaaggaaaaatagataacAGCTCTTACCCCACACCCCATGTCAAGCGCAGTCCTCAGAACACCTTCACTTATAGGAATGTATTGACCAAGTTTTTCAATATATTGCTCTGCTCCATCTGGAAACATCGTACCACCACCAGGGAATATAAAGTGTTGACCTTCTAGTTTCATCCATCCCTGGTGACCTTTCCTGTCAGCAATCTTGTTGTATGGCATGTTGCTGTGCCATATCTGCACAGAATATACCATCAATGTTTTGGATGGATGAATCAAATGAGTGATAAATCCCAGCGGCATTCTAAACTAGAGTACATGATATCTTGTATTCTTGTTGATGTCCCTTGTTAAATGTGAAAGAGAAAAAGTGGaaaatatagaaagaaaaaaattatgtgtattAGCCTCTGCAATCCATCCCCTTAAAAATCTTTTAACATTACAgagtaattaaaataagaaagcaTCTATTACAGAAAGCTACCAGGGGAACCTCAATTAATCAGGTGTCCATATAAACAACTACTTAAACATCTTTTGCCCATAGCTCTATCAGGAATTACAAATTTACTCTAAACAATTCTTTTTAGATCTCTTATTTATCCAAGCACTTGATATAAGTAAATTGATCACACCATAGGAATTAACCTCTTCTATTTTGTGTCCTCCTTTTTCCCATTCCATCTCTCAACCATCTATTTCTCAATTTCATCAAACTAAATACTAAATTCTTATTTGGCAGCTAGCCTCACATCATGATTATCATAAAGTCACTCCATCACCAAAGGGAAATTCCCTTTGTCCTAGGGGATTCTAGAAACAAATGCAATGTGGCCTTAGTAGCCATAAAATTTCATTGCTGGAAAACATGAACAACAAACTctattaaatcaataaaaactCTTAATTAGAGATGCCCCATCAAGGTCACTTCCTTCGAAAATGACATACTTACATGTCATCATGAAGTGGTCCTGGTCTGGAGTCTAGACCATACAGATATGAACTCTTCCACAATCCACcatacatattttttgttattttaaatcaacTATTTAAGAGCCAATACTGGCAACGAGTTTCAAGATCCAAAAGCAGCTGAAaatgcaagtttttttttaaaaaaactcaaaccCGAAAACACTAAGAAAACATATTCACTAAAAGTTTAAAAACCAAACACAGGGCACCATCCCTTTCCAAACTTAGAATCCCCAAAAACAAGCTCATTGGTCCTTTCCTCTAAGCAAACCAAAGTCAACATACACAATAACAAAACACGCTAattaaaaaagagtttaatttttatacacatCCAGCATAACTTATGAAAACAGCTTACggcttataaaaaatagtttaacctTATTTCATcttcaattataaaaacaacttatacaTAAGTACTCACATAAAAAGAACTTAGgcctgtttggataaacttcttaaTAACCACTTATACGAgtagaaaataagaaggaaaaacgAGTTAAGCTTCttccatagctaaaattcacatATTCATAAGTTAAAACCAGATTTTGGATAAGTTAAACTTttttatgcataagttaaaacttaaaatcagCTTTTGGACAAGCTAAAAAATAGAACTTTTACAAATAAGCTTACTCATAACTTATTGGAGAAGCTTAATTTCTTTTCCTACAGGTGTTCATTgcgaaatttatccaaacaagaccTTATTCAATAAGTTCTTAATTAAGTTGTGTACCTAGACAGCCCCTAAATTCATcaagaaaaacacaaacaaaacaagcATATATCAACTCTCCATAGTTCCCTCACCACCAAAACACAAAACACACACCTTGTGCAAGCTCTCCGGCCACGGCACCGGCACCCGGTACCCATGGGGCGGCGGAATCAAGCATAGGGGCGAGTCCTCCGGCCTGGGGCAGTGCCTCTCCCTGTAGTAGTTCATCTCCCTGCTCAGCTGGCTGTTCAGCCTCGGATCCTCGCACGGCATGTGGTCCGCGTCCGCAGCGGGGCACGCCTCCACGCCGCGTCCACCCGCCTCGATCGCCGCCACGAGGCGGTGGCGCTGCTGCGGGTCGGCGCCGGAGCGGAGCAGCGTCTGGCGGCCGGAGGCGGCGAGCGAGTCACCGAGCGGGGTAAAGACCATGGTGAAGAAGAGCAGCACCAGGAAGAAGAACACGCCGGAGACCAAGTCCAGGAGCCGCCATTGCCGCAGCGCGTGGCCGCGCTTGGAAGGTGACGAGGAGGAGGAAGAATTGGAGTGACCcatttgaggagaatcacggATCTGGCTATTGCGCCATCTGGGTCTTGGGATTCAGTGTCAAAATCGGTGCTTTAAGCAGGAATCGTAATGGGTTGCTTTGCTTGCTTCGTGGGGGTGATTGTTTCTTTCTCTGGTGGAATTAACAGTGTTATAGACTTATAGAGCTTGCAATGAAGTAACTGAGTTTGTTGGGGATTTGGTGAAGTGTTTGTTGGTGGTTTCTTTTGGGGGGTGAGAGAGTGAGCCAAGTTTCAAGAGTGGGAGTGAGAAAAGGGGGAAAGAAGAAGCAGAAGCAGAAGCAGCAGCAGCAGGATCTAGTATGATATGGCTCAGCTTCTCTGGTTTTGGACCAATTAATGTTTCTGGGACATTACACATGcatttatattatatagtaGGATAACACTAAATTACAATTGATTATGAATAtctcatattaattaatatttttaaatttgataaatagatgttattaaaaattaaaacatgtaatataaatatatactgTATTTATGATGGGAAATAATTtacttacaaaataaaaaagatttaaattgttAAGATAtaggataaaaatattaataattgtaaaatgatttacaaaaaatgtttataattgCTGATTgttttaaatgaatattttaaataatttttgaacatgaaaatttacaattttttaattttcacccaaaataaataaattttatcttaaacgTTTATTATAAATAGGATTTAAGAGATTTTAATTCGTTCATAAACTAGTGTAagttaaggaaataaaaatattttttttatttaataaaaaataaatagtgtaaTATGTAAGGGATGAGTTGGGATGGGTTTATCCTTCTTACTTGACTTAAAATTCTCatcaaatcattttatttaaactcGAACTTCAACCAGTTAAGATTCAAAATATCTGAAATAAAATTGGATTAAACCAACGAAATATATCAGTTTTAACATTAGTTAGTGTTTTTTCTACAGCAGCAAAGtcaaatcattttcataatAGTATTGAGAATACATTATGGGATATaagtgtaaataaaaaaacagtaGGACCAGTAACAAAGTTCTTAATTAGCAAGAATGTGTGCTGTCATATTTGCTTGTCTTCTAACAAAAGAAACTTTAAATCTACTGTTATGATGAAGAAGCTCTTATATTTGATTAATGAGAGCTCCACATTCTGAAATGCCCATCAACTGCACCATTGATATTGTCCACCAACAGTACAGTATAAAACGTATTCGTCCAAGATGTTTTGGCCAAGACAAATTGGCCTAATTCATCTC
This window harbors:
- the LOC100788069 gene encoding probable pectin methyltransferase QUA3, encoding MGHSNSSSSSSPSKRGHALRQWRLLDLVSGVFFFLVLLFFTMVFTPLGDSLAASGRQTLLRSGADPQQRHRLVAAIEAGGRGVEACPAADADHMPCEDPRLNSQLSREMNYYRERHCPRPEDSPLCLIPPPHGYRVPVPWPESLHKIWHSNMPYNKIADRKGHQGWMKLEGQHFIFPGGGTMFPDGAEQYIEKLGQYIPISEGVLRTALDMGCGVASFGGYMLSKNILTMSFAPRDSHKAQIQFALERGIPAFVAMLGTRRLPFPAFGFDLVHCSRCLIPFTAYNASYFIEVDRLLRPGGYLVISGPPVQWPKQDKEWSDLQAVARALCYELIAVDGNTVIWKKPVGESCLPNENEFGLELCDDSDYPSQAWYFKLKKCVSRTSVKGDYAIGIIPKWPERLTAIPPRSTLLKNGVDVYEADTKRWARRVAHYKNSLKIKLGTRFVRNVMDMNALFGGFAAALKSDPVWVINVVPALKPPTLDVIFDRGLIGVYHDWCEPFSTYPRSYDLIHVASIESLIKDPASGQNRCTLVDLMVEIDRMLRPEGTVVVRDAPEVIDRVARIASAVRWKPTVYDKEPESHGREKILVATKTLWKL